In a single window of the Trypanosoma brucei brucei TREU927 chromosome 6, complete sequence genome:
- a CDS encoding protein kinase, putative has product MEDYTIYRPIGSGAQGSVLSVIHVRTGRKFAMKVIRCHDISSVNAALKEIKVLLQLRYPHIVSYKDFFLVSDANEVRRLLFEFPTKKTTISTDSQGYSEDMPVDAVGVVTNNSCGDGKDAVEIGPNEICVCLVMELCTYGDLGVVISKSKRSFVATGFHPISERRVVLWMKQCVLALKFIHRKGFLHRDLKPTNIFLDEGRNVKIGDFGLAVAVGMSQEKVVGTPLYIAPEHMLQEEYDGKVDVWGLGVVMLELTTLQEQPINSRVIENPSIVEKVVKQVTDMGFSGHLGELLRDMLYRSPDDRPSLEDISCRLDAMLSAVVQSNGITTPSAPRCATPSSLAALLSNGCDTEHMASPTNFNGVQSCKKDSEKASRSRRSCSSLERTPYSVTCSGRSTRTHWLRDESGSAMRLVKWRASSASSTSSRFLTPRRISCGDRSGLSPSPHIVTPLFDFFARGAGRNIKDTTIRVPRDYPTLQTALQAVKGLSHVRNIVVKEAAVFTDPLVLGADLPDSLSIIGEDPLPIVEVSDGPFAIHCIAGRGTIENFVIRHIARQTKKEYAVEPAEANDKEDSHFGAISLVGGEWKISRCRISSSNGSGITVNSDVDAIVSHCHICDTKTAGVVVLEGAHGLFEKNTVKNCKLAGFLLKKDSTACVKRNDVVDGGVTGIFLHNAHGTVEENHIANNGSFGVVAKGPCANAVLKRNHITANQKAGVFCCAEAAPIIVENEIRRNNRAGILIKERASPNVSRNIIRQGREAGIYVFQEGAGVIEENEVLNNYSAGIIVTSNSRPHVMRNKIHGNRYEGVWVCKGGGGTYLQNDLRGNKKGAKDIEESCSVHWIENREV; this is encoded by the coding sequence ATGGAGGATTACACTATTTACCGTCCAATTGGTAGTGGCGCACAGGGTTCTGTGCTTAGTGTTATTCACGTCCGAACTGGGCGGAAATTCGCTATGAAAGTAATTCGATGCCACGACATTTCGTCTGTTAACGCAGCGCTAAAGGAAATCAAGGTACTGCTACAACTACGCTACCCACACATCGTGTCGTACAaggatttttttcttgtgtctgACGCAAATGAAGTTCGCCGCTTGCTGTTCGAATTCCCTACCAAAAAGACGACTATTTCAACCGACTCACAGGGATATAGTGAGGACATGCCTGTCGATGCAGTTGGGGTAGTTACGAATAACAGCTGCGGAGACGGCAAGGATGCGGTGGAAATTGGTCCAAATGAGATATGCGTTTGTCTCGTTATGGAATTATGCACTTACGGGGATTTGGGAGTGGTTATAAGTAAATCGAAGAGAAGCTTTGTCGCAACTGGATTTCACCCCATTTCGGAAAGACGTGTGGTTTTGTGGATGAAGCAGTGTGTTCTGGCACTTAAATTCATTCACAGGAAAGGGTTTCTGCATAGAGATTTGAAACCCACAAATATTTTCCTAGACGAGGGTAGAAATGTGAAGATTGGTGACTTTGGCTTGGCCGTGGCGGTTGGGATGTCGCAAGAGAAAGTTGTAGGCACACCGCTCTACATCGCTCCGGAACATATGCTCCAGGAGGAGTACGATGGAAAGGTAGACGTTTGGGGATTAGGTGTGGTGATGTTAGAGCTTACCACCTTGCAGGAGCAGCCCATAAACAGTCGTGTGATTGAAAATCCTTCAATTGTGGAAAAGGTTGTGAAGCAAGTAACGGACATGGGTTTCTCCGGACATCTGGGAGAACTTCTGCGTGATATGTTATATCGATCGCCTGATGATCGGCCCTCTCTCGAAGACATTTCGTGTCGTTTGGACGCCATGTTAAGTGCGGTGGTGCAATCCAATGGTATCACGACACCGAGCGCCCCTAGATGTGCAACACCCTCGAGTCTCGCAGCGTTGTTGAGCAATGGATGTGACACAGAGCACATGGCAAGTCCCACAAACTTTAACGGCGTGCAGTCGTGCAAAAAAGATTCTGAAAAGGCAAGTCGAAGCCGGcggagctgcagcagcctCGAGCGTACACCTTACAGTGTCACGTGTAGCGGTCGAAGTACTCGTACTCACTGGCTCAGAGATGAGAGCGGCTCGGCGATGCGACTGGTGAAGTGGCGGGCATCGAGCGCAAGCAGCACTTCATCACGTTTTCTGACTCCGAGACGCATATCTTGTGGTGATAGGAGCGGTCTCAGCCCAAGTCCTCACATTGTAACACCTTTGTTTGACTTTTTCGCTCGCGGTGCGGGCCGGAACATAAAAGATACAACAATTCGTGTCCCCAGGGACTACCCAACGCTACAAACCGCGCTGCAGGCTGTTAAAGGACTATCTCATGTACGTAATATTGTGGTCAAAGAAGCAGCTGTGTTCACGGATCCACTTGTGTTGGGAGCTGATTTACCAGACAGCTTGAGCATTATCGGTGAAGATCCCCTACCCATTGTTGAAGTAAGTGATGGGCCCTTCGCTATACACTGCATAGCTGGTAGGGGCACTATAGAAAATTTCGTCATTCGTCACATCGCTCGACAGACAAAGAAGGAATACGCAGTGGAGCCTGCTGAGGCAAATGATAAAGAGGATTCCCATTTTGGAGCCATATCTCTCGTTGGGGGTGAGTGGAAAATATCCCGCTGCCGGATTTCAAGCTCAAATGGGAGTGGCATCACAGTAAACAGTGACGTAGATGCCATTGTTTCCCACTGCCATATATGTGATACCAAAACCGcaggtgttgttgttctcgAAGGGGCCCATGGTCTCTTTGAAAAGAATACGGTGAAGAACTGCAAACTGGCCGGATTCTTGCTTAAAAAGGATAGCACTGCATGTGTCAAAAGAAACGATGTGGTGGATGGCGGAGTTACGGGAATTTTTTTAcataacgcacatggtacgGTAGAAGAGAACCACATAGCAAACAATGGCAGTTTCGGTGTGGTGGCGAAGGGTCCCTGTGCAAATGCTGTCCTCAAACGGAATCACATCACAGCCAACCAAAAGGCAGGTGTCTTTTGTTGTGCCGAAGCTGCCCCTATTATTGTCGAAAATGAAATTCGGAGGAACAACCGAGCCGGGATTCTCATTAAAGAGCGGGCCTCGCCAAATGTGTCAAGAAATATTATTCGGCAAGGAAGAGAAGCAGGTATTTATGTGTTTCAGGAAGGTGCCGGTGTCATTGAAGAGAATGAAGTGCTGAATAATTACAGTGCGGGTATTATTGTTACCTCTAACAGTCGCCCACATGTGATGCGAAATAAAATTCATGGGAATCGCTACGAGGGCGTTTGGGTGTGCAAAGGCGGTGGTGGCACTTACCTGCAAAATGACTTgcgtggaaacaaaaaaggtgcgAAGGACATCGAGGAGAGTTGCTCCGTTCACTGGATTGAAAACCGTGAGGTATGA